One Gossypium hirsutum isolate 1008001.06 chromosome A11, Gossypium_hirsutum_v2.1, whole genome shotgun sequence genomic window carries:
- the LOC107911848 gene encoding probable purine permease 11 isoform X2 gives MLIQDENLTDRSPFLKLRRWQWWLLVAINILFLIAGQAAAVLLGRFYYDQGGNSTWMATFVQTAGFPILCIPLIFLHPYQKLETSTSSTYPSIKIVALLYFVLGLLVAGDNMLYSVGLLYLSASTYSLICATQLAFNAVFSYLLNSQKLTALILNSVVILSLSAALIAVNEDSDGPSGVSKGKYLVGFICTLGASALYSLLLSLMQLSFQKVLRKETYNVVLEMQIYTSLVATCVSTAGLFGSGEWKGLQDEMKGFKSGRVSYVLTLVWAAVSWQVCAVGVVGLIFAVSSLFSNVISTLSLAITPLAALLVFHDEMNGVKVIAMLLALCGFCSYIYQNYLDDTKARKSESQSHTDDVIQESHHV, from the coding sequence ATGTTGATCCAGGACGAAAATTTAACGGATCGGTCGCCATTTCTTAAACTCAGGCGATGGCAGTGGTGGCTTTTGGTTGCAATCAACATTTTGTTCCTTATTGCAGGCCAAGCTGCTGCAGTTCTTCTTGGGAGATTTTATTATGATCAGGGTGGAAATAGTACATGGATGGCAACTTTTGTGCAAACGGCTGGCTTCCCAATCCTTTGcatccctttaatttttcttcatCCATATCAGAAACTGGAAACGTCAACTTCTTCAACCTATCCTTCCATCAAGATTGTTGCTTTGCTCTATTTTGTTCTCGGATTACTCGTTGCAGGTGACAATATGTTGTACTCTGTTGGACTGTTGTACCTCTCAGCTTCTACTTATTCCCTCATTTGTGCCACCCAATTAGCTTTCAATGCAGTTTTTTCGTATTTGCTTAATTCACAGAAGTTGACTGCTTTAATCCTCAACTCCGTGGTTATCCTCTCGTTGTCCGCTGCTCTGATAGCAGTGAATGAAGATTCAGATGGACCGTCAGGAGTTTCCAAGGGGAAGTATCTGGTTGGCTTTATCTGTACCCTTGGGGCTTCTGCTCTTTACTCTCTTTTACTCTCCCTTATGCAACTTTCGTTTCAGAAAGTGTTGAGAAAGGAAACATATAATGTGGTTTTGGAAATGCAAATTTATACATCACTTGTGGCGACATGTGTTTCGACTGCGGGTCTGTTTGGGAGTGGGGAATGGAAAGGATTGCAGGATGAGATGAAGGGTTTCAAAAGCGGAAGAGTTTCGTATGTGCTGACGTTGGTTTGGGCGGCTGTAAGTTGGCAGGTATGTGCTGTTGGGGTGGTAGGGTTGATTTTTGCAGTGTCGTCCCTCTTCTCCAACGTGATCAGTACTCTATCATTGGCTATTACACCTCTAGCTGCTCTGCTAGTTTTTCATGACGAGATGAATGGGGTGAAGGTAATTGCTATGCTTCTGGCACTCTGTGGTTTTTGCTCttatatttatcaaaattatcTAGATGATACGAAGGCAAGGAAATCGGAATCACAATCACATACTGATGATGTTATTCAGGAGAGCCATCATGTATAG
- the LOC107911848 gene encoding probable purine permease 11 isoform X1: MNDNLEQMLIQDENLTDRSPFLKLRRWQWWLLVAINILFLIAGQAAAVLLGRFYYDQGGNSTWMATFVQTAGFPILCIPLIFLHPYQKLETSTSSTYPSIKIVALLYFVLGLLVAGDNMLYSVGLLYLSASTYSLICATQLAFNAVFSYLLNSQKLTALILNSVVILSLSAALIAVNEDSDGPSGVSKGKYLVGFICTLGASALYSLLLSLMQLSFQKVLRKETYNVVLEMQIYTSLVATCVSTAGLFGSGEWKGLQDEMKGFKSGRVSYVLTLVWAAVSWQVCAVGVVGLIFAVSSLFSNVISTLSLAITPLAALLVFHDEMNGVKVIAMLLALCGFCSYIYQNYLDDTKARKSESQSHTDDVIQESHHV, translated from the exons ATGAATG ATAATCTAGAACAGATGTTGATCCAGGACGAAAATTTAACGGATCGGTCGCCATTTCTTAAACTCAGGCGATGGCAGTGGTGGCTTTTGGTTGCAATCAACATTTTGTTCCTTATTGCAGGCCAAGCTGCTGCAGTTCTTCTTGGGAGATTTTATTATGATCAGGGTGGAAATAGTACATGGATGGCAACTTTTGTGCAAACGGCTGGCTTCCCAATCCTTTGcatccctttaatttttcttcatCCATATCAGAAACTGGAAACGTCAACTTCTTCAACCTATCCTTCCATCAAGATTGTTGCTTTGCTCTATTTTGTTCTCGGATTACTCGTTGCAGGTGACAATATGTTGTACTCTGTTGGACTGTTGTACCTCTCAGCTTCTACTTATTCCCTCATTTGTGCCACCCAATTAGCTTTCAATGCAGTTTTTTCGTATTTGCTTAATTCACAGAAGTTGACTGCTTTAATCCTCAACTCCGTGGTTATCCTCTCGTTGTCCGCTGCTCTGATAGCAGTGAATGAAGATTCAGATGGACCGTCAGGAGTTTCCAAGGGGAAGTATCTGGTTGGCTTTATCTGTACCCTTGGGGCTTCTGCTCTTTACTCTCTTTTACTCTCCCTTATGCAACTTTCGTTTCAGAAAGTGTTGAGAAAGGAAACATATAATGTGGTTTTGGAAATGCAAATTTATACATCACTTGTGGCGACATGTGTTTCGACTGCGGGTCTGTTTGGGAGTGGGGAATGGAAAGGATTGCAGGATGAGATGAAGGGTTTCAAAAGCGGAAGAGTTTCGTATGTGCTGACGTTGGTTTGGGCGGCTGTAAGTTGGCAGGTATGTGCTGTTGGGGTGGTAGGGTTGATTTTTGCAGTGTCGTCCCTCTTCTCCAACGTGATCAGTACTCTATCATTGGCTATTACACCTCTAGCTGCTCTGCTAGTTTTTCATGACGAGATGAATGGGGTGAAGGTAATTGCTATGCTTCTGGCACTCTGTGGTTTTTGCTCttatatttatcaaaattatcTAGATGATACGAAGGCAAGGAAATCGGAATCACAATCACATACTGATGATGTTATTCAGGAGAGCCATCATGTATAG
- the LOC107911233 gene encoding E3 ubiquitin-protein ligase ATL4, whose protein sequence is MASPPPFSYGVMGEPVTAAEFDTTQHSHPSSSIDNVKPSLIILLLILSVALLVSVSLCRLLRRRCLLQLPPSSTSTITVGSSPRISPEQSPMTSLLDSLPLFTFSSISRGSNNGDCAVCLSKFEAQDQLRLLPLCCHAFHTHCIDTWLTSNQTCPLCRSQPFASDSHLRKVLLQSSNTSSAIGIGGSDSFRLEIGSISRRHPGSDSGEQRRSYSIGAFDYIIEEESEVNRDQTHRNVTDKEASLPADVSTERSWLKEYDRLSFYLSSRSSSFRSSGRYLMGSSRRSGSISSVPGDYDVEANRIGEEISEMFRWFSEI, encoded by the coding sequence ATGGCTTCACCCCCACCGTTTTCATATGGCGTGATGGGAGAACCTGTTACCGCCGCCGAATTTGACACCACGCAACACTCGCATCCTTCTTCCTCCATTGATAATGTCAAGCCAAGTTTAATAATACTACTTTTGATCCTTTCCGTAGCCCTGCTTGTTTCCGTCTCTCTTTGCCGCCTCCTCCGCCGTCGTTGCTTGCTGCAGCTCCCACCTTCATCTACCTCCACTATTACCGTCGGTTCCAGCCCCCGCATTAGTCCCGAACAATCACCCATGACTTCGTTGCTCGATTCTCTTCCTCTTTTTACATTCTCTTCTATTTCTCGCGGCTCCAACAACGGGGATTGCGCGGTTTGTTTGTCGAAATTCGAAGCGCAGGATCAACTCAGGCTTCTCCCTCTTTGTTGCCACGCGTTCCACACTCATTGTATCGACACTTGGCTCACTTCCAACCAAACTTGTCCTTTATGCCGCTCTCAGCCCTTTGCTTCCGACTCCCATCTCAGGAAGGTTTTGCTTCAGTCTTCCAATACTTCAAGTGCGATTGGAATTGGCGGCAGCGACAGTTTCCGGCTCGAGATCGGCTCTATCAGTCGCCGTCATCCAGGCTCCGACTCCGGCGAGCAGAGAAGGTCTTATTCCATCGGCGCTTTCGATTATATCATCGAGGAAGAATCGGAGGTGAATAGGGATCAAACGCATCGAAACGTGACCGACAAGGAAGCGAGTCTCCCGGCAGATGTTAGTACTGAAAGGAGTTGGCTCAAGGAATACGATAGGCTGTCGTTTTATTTATCGTCTCGTTCGTCGTCCTTTCGTAGCTCAGGAAGGTACTTAATGGGGAGCAGTCGCCGAAGCGGTAGTATCTCCTCCGTTCCCGGAGATTACGATGTGGAAGCCAATCGCATTGGCGAGGAGATCAGCGAAATGTTTCGTTGGTTCTCAGAGATATGA
- the LOC107911849 gene encoding uncharacterized protein, with amino-acid sequence MMKKKLCFPDWIPLLLLCHLQLPTLVCSKHHGNPANDLVEIINQNRTAQKLERLNDSPGLGCMALQYVELCKGNCSGNSAVNCKPPTDDFTEVFAPNCGVELPTIGTITGHIVGCQSKYTEPSLAFANVLVKDNKSLSVLRNKSHNEVGVGLIGFHEGPFFWCVLFSNGGTNSSFVLEDRGEGIKQNKGCYSGSAFPCNAGHKSAMLFNYIITFSYLFVSLLNQI; translated from the exons atgatgaagaagaagctCTGTTTCCCTGACTGGATTCCACTCctattattatgtcatctacagcTGCCAACCCTTGTTTGTTCCAAGCACCATG GAAACCCTGCAAATGATCTTGTTGAGATCATTAACCAGAATAGAACTGCTCAAAAACTTGAACGACTAAATGATAGTCCTGGTCTTGGGTGCATGGCCCTCCAATATGTCGAGTTATGCAAGGGGAACTGCAGTGGGAACAGCGCTGTAAACTGTAAACCACCCACGGATGACTTCACTGAAGTATTTGCTCCCAACTGTGGTGtagaactgcctacaattggcaCGATTACCGGCCACATTGTGGGTTGTCAATCGAAATATACAGAGCCATCACTAGCCTTTGCAAATGTTCTTGTTAAAGACAATAAGAGCTTATCTGTTTTGAGAAATAAATCGCATAATGAGGTGGGAGTTGGCTTGATTGGGTTCCACGAAGGTCCTTTCTTTTGGTGTGTTCTTTTTAGTAATGGTGGGACAAATTCTAGCTTCGTTCTTGAAGATCGTGGTGAAGGGATAAAGCAGAATAAAGGGTGCTATAGTGGAAGTGCATTTCCTTGCAATGCTGGACACAAAAGTGCTATGTTGTTTAACTATATTATTACCTTTAGTTATTTATTCGTTTCGCTGTTGAACCAAATTTGA
- the LOC107911850 gene encoding ras-related protein RABH1b, which translates to MGRVGPKCPNSAYFSLYIYFSSYACFLIQLLSDEFVGVSNTCGCQNEYDNIIAPLPKVFDKRGIFDLYMLKIYYRDTAGQETFRSLIPSYIRDSYVAVVVYDVASRQVSIEEAEAKARDLNVMFIETSAKAGFNIKALFRKIAAALPGMETLSFTKQEDTVDVNLKSTNANASQSQQQSGGCAC; encoded by the exons ATGGGAAGGGTGGGTCCCAAGTGCCCCA ATTCTGCTTATTTTTCCTTGTATATCTACTTCTCTTCCTACGCTTGCTTTCTTATTCAGTTG CTTTCTGATGAATTTGTTGGTGTCAGTAATACCTGTGGCTGTCAGAATGAATATGATAATATTATAGCACCCTTACCAA AAGTATTTGACAAGAGAGGCATCTTTGATCTTTATATGCTTAAGATTTATTACAGGGATACTGCAGGGCAGGAAACATTCAGGAGTCTTATTCCAAGTTATATTAGGGATTCCTATGTGGCTGTCGTTGTCTATGATGTTGCAA GCAG GCAAGTCTCAATAGAGGAAGCAGAAGCCAAGGCTCGTGACTTGAATGTTATGTTTATTGAAACTAGTGCCAAGGCTGGCTTCAATATCAAG GCTCTATTTCGGAAGATTGCAGCTGCTTTACCTGGAATGGAAACACTTTCTTTTACAAAGCAAGAAGACACGGTTGATGTCAATCTTAAGTCTACCAATGCAAATGCATCTCAATCACAGCAACAGTCTGGAGGATGTGCCTGCTGA